In a genomic window of Gloeocapsopsis dulcis:
- a CDS encoding LemA family protein, with protein MNNQDKRIPEDIAPEVLELASRNYANHTQSYSASELVAAGKEVDIPAEFIQQAILDVQARHKKQQQQQQQLAHLRQRLLIAAAGMVAALSVWSVWTYNSISSSNSRVEAAWAQVENQLQRRADLIPNLVNVTQAYAEQEKELVTLLVRSRQAYLQATTPDQKVAATVQVNQAIDRFRDYATANPQLQSSQLFTNLQYELAGTENRLAVERMRYNQAVQAYNQKIQSFPNVLVANSLGFEKKDFFQATNTNVPTVP; from the coding sequence ATGAATAATCAAGATAAAAGAATTCCCGAAGATATTGCCCCAGAAGTGCTAGAGTTAGCCTCGCGCAACTATGCCAATCATACTCAAAGTTATTCAGCTTCAGAGTTAGTAGCCGCAGGCAAAGAAGTTGATATTCCTGCCGAGTTCATTCAGCAAGCAATTCTGGATGTACAAGCAAGGCACAAAAAACAGCAACAGCAACAACAGCAATTAGCCCACCTGCGTCAAAGACTACTGATTGCTGCGGCTGGGATGGTAGCTGCTTTAAGTGTTTGGAGTGTCTGGACTTACAACTCTATTTCTAGTAGTAACTCAAGAGTAGAAGCAGCTTGGGCACAAGTTGAAAATCAACTCCAGCGCCGTGCTGATTTAATCCCTAATCTTGTCAATGTCACTCAAGCTTATGCCGAACAGGAAAAAGAGTTAGTTACTTTATTAGTGCGATCGCGCCAAGCTTACTTGCAAGCGACAACTCCTGATCAAAAAGTTGCTGCAACAGTCCAAGTCAATCAAGCAATCGATCGTTTCCGCGATTATGCCACTGCTAATCCCCAATTACAATCAAGTCAATTGTTTACCAATCTTCAGTACGAACTCGCGGGTACGGAAAATCGGTTAGCTGTAGAAAGAATGCGTTATAACCAAGCAGTGCAAGCTTACAATCAAAAAATTCAAAGTTTTCCTAACGTCTTAGTTGCCAACTCTCTAGGGTTTGAGAAGAAAGACTTTTTCCAAGCTACAAATACTAATGTTCCCACAGTTCCTTAA
- a CDS encoding glutathione S-transferase family protein: protein MTSGMMIAGKWTAGRNKSDPSGKFHETPTTFRDRVTADGKSRFKAEAGRYHLYVSLACPWAHRTLIMRELKGLNDAISVSIVDPIMGDKGWMFSDAPGAIPDEVNHTQYLQEVYVKADPKYTGRVTVPVLWDKQSSTIVNNESREIMRMFDVEFAELATQKIDLYPRDLQHKIDETIDAIYLPINAGVYRAGFATSQAAYEDAVTELFESLDQWETILSLQRYLCGNQLTEADICMFTTLYRFDLVYYSHFKCNLRRIMDYPHLWNYLKDLYQRPEFKATCNLEYTKRGYYMSMTEINPNRIVPKGPIIDFEEQHDRDRFGA, encoded by the coding sequence ATGACGTCAGGAATGATGATTGCAGGCAAATGGACAGCCGGCAGAAATAAATCAGATCCTAGTGGGAAGTTTCATGAAACACCAACAACGTTTCGCGATCGCGTGACTGCTGATGGAAAAAGTAGATTTAAGGCAGAGGCAGGACGCTATCATCTCTACGTTTCCTTGGCGTGTCCGTGGGCACATCGCACCTTAATTATGCGAGAACTCAAAGGCTTAAATGATGCCATCTCTGTCTCTATTGTTGATCCGATTATGGGGGACAAGGGCTGGATGTTTAGTGACGCACCAGGGGCAATTCCTGACGAAGTAAATCACACTCAATATTTGCAAGAGGTTTATGTAAAAGCCGATCCCAAATATACAGGAAGAGTCACAGTTCCCGTGTTGTGGGATAAGCAATCTTCAACAATCGTCAATAATGAATCTCGCGAAATCATGCGGATGTTTGACGTAGAATTTGCAGAACTGGCAACGCAGAAAATCGACTTATACCCACGCGACTTACAGCATAAGATTGATGAAACAATTGATGCAATTTATCTGCCAATCAATGCTGGTGTCTACCGTGCTGGTTTTGCAACTTCGCAAGCAGCTTATGAAGATGCGGTAACTGAACTGTTCGAGAGTTTAGATCAATGGGAAACCATTCTAAGTCTTCAGCGCTATTTATGTGGAAATCAACTCACTGAAGCTGATATTTGTATGTTTACAACGCTGTATCGCTTCGACTTAGTGTATTACAGTCACTTTAAGTGCAATTTGCGGCGGATTATGGACTATCCGCATCTCTGGAATTATCTAAAGGATCTCTATCAGCGTCCTGAATTTAAAGCGACGTGCAATCTAGAATACACTAAGCGCGGCTATTACATGAGTATGACTGAGATTAATCCTAATCGAATTGTACCGAAGGGTCCAATCATAGATTTTGAAGAACAGCATGATCGTGATCGCTTCGGCGCTTAG